Proteins from one Bacteroides zhangwenhongii genomic window:
- a CDS encoding AAA family ATPase has protein sequence MKILAIRLKNLTSIEGTVEVDFTAEPLRSADIFAISGPTGAGKSTLLDALCLALYDKAPRFAASVESVNLADVGDNRINQSDVRNLLRRGTSDGYAEVDFLGVDGHRYRSCWSVRRTRNKVSGSLQPQMMEVKELDTGKEFQGTKKELLAQLVELIGLTYEQFTRTVLLAQNDFATFLKSKGAAKAELLEKLTGTGVYSFISQEVFARNKAAQEEVALIHNKMSVIELIPEEEQLALQKEKELLAEKRSEGIKLLAEQNAQLNVVRSLNTQEELRTKKQKEEQGEQARLKTALDTLASQEEGLVRFKAQWEAIQPDLKRARQLDVQIQSQQEGYIQSQQLLQAARKQVQEQDKRKRMVEEQLHLSYQTLRRLLNVAGTEDSLLLEQVEETLRQEEGNLSAGIETNEKRLERLNAFGYPSLAEEQVKLQKELARQQNIRQLTEALKKAVSEIEHLEKETADCSKELSEREVALKTVQRLYENARMAVGKDVKALRRQLEEGEACPVCGSTSHPYHREQEVVDTLFRNMEQEYNAATAVYQQVNNRSIALQRDLAHQKMIAGQVREQLSAFQKESADTGNEEQIQQRLGELAKLILEYRNLYAEWQRGDEEIKKLRSHYEALRENVSQCRLAMQKVSAANEQSVLLQNAAIAEQKRFEVIEKALDTLRRERSDLLKGKSADEAEAAVARREGELNLALEKARKEVETAQNGLSGLQGELKQITSSIEELQVRQKQIEFPEQLPEAIKKQQEENLNTERSLSIIEARLLQQAKNKAVVEQIAKELSEKQSVADRWAKLNKLIGSADGAKFKVIAQSYTLNLLLLHANKHLSYLSKRYKLQQVPGTLALQVVDCDMCDEIRTVYSLSGGESFLISLALALGLSSLSSNNLKVESLFIDEGFGSLDAESLRTAMEALEQLQMQGRKIGVISHVQEMSERISVQVQVHKKVNGKSVLSVVG, from the coding sequence ATGAAAATATTAGCTATACGATTGAAGAATCTTACTTCCATTGAAGGGACGGTGGAAGTGGATTTCACTGCTGAGCCATTGCGATCGGCCGACATATTCGCTATTTCTGGTCCTACGGGAGCGGGAAAGTCAACCTTGTTGGATGCGTTATGTCTGGCGTTGTATGATAAAGCGCCCCGTTTCGCCGCTTCGGTGGAAAGTGTGAATCTGGCGGATGTAGGGGATAACCGGATTAATCAGTCCGATGTGCGTAACCTGTTGCGTCGTGGCACAAGTGACGGTTATGCAGAAGTTGATTTTCTGGGAGTAGACGGACACCGTTACCGCTCTTGTTGGTCGGTGAGACGTACGCGGAATAAAGTGAGCGGCTCTTTGCAGCCGCAAATGATGGAGGTGAAGGAGCTGGATACGGGGAAAGAATTTCAAGGGACGAAGAAGGAGTTGCTGGCACAATTGGTTGAGTTGATCGGGCTGACGTATGAGCAGTTTACCCGTACCGTATTGTTAGCTCAGAATGACTTTGCCACTTTCTTGAAATCTAAAGGAGCGGCTAAGGCGGAGTTGCTTGAAAAACTGACGGGGACCGGAGTGTATTCTTTCATTTCGCAGGAAGTGTTTGCCCGGAATAAGGCAGCGCAGGAAGAGGTAGCTTTGATTCATAATAAGATGAGTGTGATTGAATTGATTCCGGAAGAGGAACAGCTTGCCTTGCAGAAAGAAAAAGAGTTGTTGGCTGAAAAGCGTTCGGAAGGAATCAAATTGCTGGCGGAACAGAATGCGCAGTTGAATGTTGTCCGTTCATTGAATACGCAAGAGGAGCTCCGGACAAAGAAGCAGAAAGAGGAACAAGGAGAACAGGCCAGACTAAAGACCGCTTTGGACACATTGGCCTCGCAGGAGGAAGGCTTGGTTCGTTTCAAAGCCCAATGGGAAGCTATACAGCCGGACTTGAAGCGAGCCCGTCAACTGGATGTGCAGATACAGTCCCAACAAGAGGGTTATATACAGTCTCAACAACTATTGCAGGCAGCCCGTAAGCAGGTGCAGGAGCAGGACAAGAGAAAACGGATGGTTGAGGAACAGTTGCATTTGTCTTATCAGACCTTACGTCGTCTATTGAATGTTGCAGGGACGGAAGACAGTCTGCTGCTTGAACAGGTGGAAGAAACTTTACGGCAGGAAGAGGGAAATTTGTCTGCCGGAATAGAAACGAACGAGAAACGTCTGGAGCGGTTGAATGCTTTCGGATATCCGTCGTTAGCTGAAGAACAGGTCAAGTTGCAGAAAGAATTGGCACGTCAGCAGAATATCCGGCAATTGACGGAAGCGTTGAAGAAGGCGGTGTCGGAAATAGAGCATTTGGAAAAAGAGACGGCAGATTGTTCGAAGGAGCTTTCGGAACGGGAAGTTGCCTTGAAAACAGTACAACGTCTTTATGAAAACGCCCGCATGGCGGTAGGGAAGGATGTGAAAGCTTTGAGGCGGCAATTGGAGGAAGGAGAAGCCTGTCCGGTTTGTGGTAGTACTTCGCATCCGTATCATCGGGAACAGGAAGTGGTGGATACTCTTTTCCGGAATATGGAGCAGGAGTATAATGCGGCAACAGCGGTTTATCAGCAGGTGAACAACCGGAGCATTGCCTTGCAACGTGATTTGGCACATCAGAAGATGATTGCGGGGCAGGTACGTGAACAATTGTCGGCTTTCCAAAAAGAAAGCGCCGACACCGGAAATGAGGAACAGATACAACAACGCTTGGGAGAACTGGCGAAGCTTATTTTAGAATACCGTAATCTGTATGCGGAATGGCAGCGGGGTGATGAAGAGATAAAGAAGCTGCGTTCGCATTATGAAGCCTTGCGTGAGAATGTTTCCCAGTGCCGTTTAGCCATGCAAAAGGTATCGGCTGCCAATGAACAGTCGGTGCTATTACAGAATGCCGCGATTGCCGAACAAAAGCGTTTTGAGGTGATAGAGAAAGCATTGGATACACTTCGTCGGGAACGTTCGGACTTATTGAAAGGAAAGAGTGCCGATGAGGCGGAAGCCGCCGTAGCAAGGCGGGAAGGAGAATTGAATCTGGCGTTGGAGAAAGCCCGTAAGGAGGTAGAGACGGCTCAAAACGGACTTTCCGGCTTGCAAGGAGAGCTGAAACAGATTACTTCGTCTATTGAAGAGTTGCAAGTGCGGCAGAAGCAAATCGAATTCCCCGAACAGCTTCCGGAAGCAATAAAGAAACAACAGGAGGAGAATCTGAATACGGAACGCAGCCTTTCCATTATTGAAGCCCGTTTGTTGCAGCAGGCTAAGAATAAAGCGGTGGTGGAGCAGATAGCAAAAGAACTTTCAGAGAAACAATCGGTTGCCGACCGTTGGGCAAAGTTGAATAAGCTGATTGGCAGTGCGGATGGAGCAAAATTCAAAGTCATAGCGCAAAGTTATACCTTGAATCTGTTATTGCTTCATGCCAATAAACATTTGTCTTATCTTTCCAAACGCTATAAATTGCAACAGGTTCCCGGTACATTGGCCTTGCAGGTTGTCGACTGTGATATGTGTGATGAGATACGAACGGTTTATTCCCTTTCCGGAGGCGAATCATTCTTAATCTCGCTGGCATTGGCATTGGGATTGTCATCTTTATCCAGCAATAATTTGAAGGTGGAGTCGCTTTTTATAGACGAAGGGTTCGGATCTTTGGATGCGGAAAGCCTGCGTACGGCTATGGAAGCGTTGGAGCAACTGCAAATGCAGGGAAGAAAAATAGGCGTGATCTCTCATGTGCAGGAAATGAGCGAACGGATTTCCGTTCAGGTGCAGGTACACAAGAAAGTGAATGGAAAGAGTGTGCTTAGCGTTGTAGGATAA
- a CDS encoding RNA polymerase sigma factor, translating into MREQSAETDRPVEQEFLSVIREYERVIYKVCYLYANPNAPLNDLYQDVVLNLWKAYPKFRKECKISTWIYRIALNTCISFYRKEKNIPEIVSLTKEIDWSIEAHDPVNEMLKQLYRMINQLGQLDKSIILLYLEEKSYEEIAEITGLTVTNVATKLSRIKDKLKKMKKED; encoded by the coding sequence ATGAGGGAACAGTCGGCAGAAACAGATAGGCCTGTTGAACAAGAATTCTTGTCGGTCATCCGTGAATATGAACGGGTGATCTATAAGGTATGTTATCTGTACGCCAATCCCAACGCCCCTCTCAATGACCTTTACCAGGATGTTGTGCTGAACCTTTGGAAAGCCTATCCCAAATTCAGGAAAGAGTGTAAAATATCGACATGGATTTATCGTATTGCCCTCAACACCTGTATCAGTTTTTATCGCAAGGAAAAGAATATACCGGAGATTGTCAGCCTCACCAAAGAGATTGACTGGAGTATCGAAGCGCACGATCCGGTCAATGAAATGCTGAAACAGCTTTACCGGATGATCAATCAATTGGGACAACTCGACAAATCCATCATCCTGCTCTATCTCGAAGAGAAGAGTTACGAGGAGATTGCAGAGATTACCGGACTGACGGTAACGAATGTAGCTACCAAGTTAAGCCGCATCAAAGACAAACTAAAAAAAATGAAAAAGGAAGACTAA
- a CDS encoding vitamin B12 dependent-methionine synthase activation domain-containing protein — MQPTVLSYKIHTVAPYINWIYFFHAWGFQPRFAAIANIHGCDACRAVWLTTFPEEERNKASEAMQLFKEANRMLDLLDKDYEVKTIFKLCKANSDGDNLVIEKEQDQYITFPLLRQQTPKRDGSPFLCLSDFVRPSSSGIADTIGAFAASIDADMEGLYEQDPYKHLLVQTLSDRLAEAATEKMHEYVRKEVWGYAKDENLSIEDLLVEKYQGIRPAVGYPSLPDQSVNFLLDELLDMKRIGISLTENGAMYPHASVCGLMFSHPASEYFSVGKIGEDQLEDYARRRNKSVAEIRKFLAANLQ, encoded by the coding sequence ATGCAACCTACAGTCTTATCTTATAAAATACATACGGTCGCCCCCTACATCAACTGGATTTACTTTTTCCACGCATGGGGGTTCCAACCGCGTTTCGCGGCTATCGCCAACATTCACGGATGCGATGCCTGCCGTGCCGTATGGCTGACCACTTTTCCGGAAGAAGAACGGAATAAAGCCTCCGAAGCCATGCAGCTTTTCAAAGAGGCCAACCGTATGCTGGATCTGCTCGACAAGGATTATGAAGTAAAGACAATCTTCAAGCTCTGTAAAGCAAACTCCGACGGAGACAATCTGGTGATTGAAAAGGAACAAGACCAATACATCACGTTTCCTTTACTCCGCCAGCAAACACCTAAAAGAGATGGCAGTCCATTCCTTTGTTTAAGTGACTTTGTGCGCCCGTCATCTTCCGGCATAGCCGATACGATCGGCGCTTTCGCCGCTTCCATCGATGCGGATATGGAAGGGCTTTACGAGCAAGATCCCTACAAACATTTGCTTGTCCAAACTCTTTCCGACCGTCTGGCTGAAGCTGCTACGGAAAAGATGCATGAGTATGTACGAAAAGAAGTATGGGGATATGCGAAAGATGAGAATTTAAGCATTGAGGATTTGCTAGTTGAAAAATATCAAGGTATTCGTCCGGCGGTCGGTTATCCGTCTTTGCCCGACCAATCCGTCAATTTCCTATTGGACGAACTATTGGATATGAAACGGATAGGTATCTCACTGACCGAAAACGGGGCAATGTATCCTCACGCGTCCGTCTGCGGACTTATGTTCTCACATCCGGCTTCCGAATATTTTTCAGTAGGGAAGATTGGAGAAGACCAACTCGAAGATTATGCCCGCCGCCGGAATAAGAGTGTGGCAGAGATACGCAAATTCCTGGCTGCCAATTTACAATAA